Sequence from the Maribellus comscasis genome:
ACATTTTAATCCGGAACAATGGGCAGATGTTTTTAAAAAATCGGGGGCAAAATATATCGTTCTGACTTCAAAGCATCACGAAGGTTTCACACTGTGGCCCAGCGAACAAAGCTGGAACTGGAACAGTGTTGATGTTGGCCCGCACCGCGATTTGTGCGGAGAGTTAACAAAAGCAGTTAAAGATGCCGGTCTTCACATGGGATTTTATTACTCACTTTACGAATGGTACAACCCGCTTTACAAAAGCAATTTTGAAAAATATGTAGACGACCATATGTTTCCGCAAATGAAAGATTTGGTTAACCGTTACGAACCCGACGTATTTTGGACCGACGGAGAATGGGACTACCCAAGCGAAAAATGGAAAAGCACCGATTTTCTTGCCTGGTTATATAACGAGTCTCCGGTTAAAGAAACCGTTTGTGTAAATGATCGCTGGGGAAAAGAAACCCGGGGAGTTCATGGCGGATTTTATACAACGGAGTACGATTTGGTTCACGACCAGGAGGGGGTGGGTGAAACCACTCGTCCCTGGGAAGAGTGCCGTGGAATAGGAACTTCTTTTGGTTATAACCAGGTGGAAGATTTGGATAATTACATGACTTCAGATGCATTAATTGATCTACTGGTTGAAAAAGTTGCAGGAGGAGGAAACCTTTTACTTGATATCGGGCCAACAGCTGACGGAAGAATACCGGTAATTCAGCAACAAAGACTGCTGGATATCGGGAAATGGCTCGACATAAACGGAGAAGCCATTTACGGAACACGAAAATGGGATGGCGCCGAAAAAAATACCGGGGAAAATATTTACTTTACACAAAAAGAAAATGATTTGTATGTTATTTGTACAAAATTCCCAGAAAAAACCGTTACAATAGAAGGAATCAATAAAACAGGGAATGTAATAATGTTGGGAGCTGAAGGAAATATAAAAACAAAAAAATCAGGAAATAAACTTATTATCTCTTTACCCGATATTACACCCTTAAATAATCCAAGCGAATATGCATGGGTTTTCAAAATCGAAAATATTTTATAATCAAATAAATTACAAACTATGAGCAAAATAGAGCAATTCTTAAAAGCACACAAACTGTCGGCTTCATTTTTAGACATGAAGTCAATAACCGATAATTTTATTGCAGATATGAAAGGTGGCCTCGAAGGCGAAAAAAGTTCCCTGATGATGATTCCTACCTATATCGGGGCCGAAGGAAGTATCAAACCCAATGAACCGGTGGTTGCCATCGATGCGGGAGGAACAAATTTCAGGGCAGTGAAAATGTCGTTTGACGATAAAATGAATTTGGTGACTGAAAACCTTCAGCAAAGAAAAATGCCTGCCGTTGACGAAGAATTATCAAACAAAGAATTTTTTGCTACATTGGCCGCATACCTCACACAATATAAAGAAGTATCAGATAAAATAGGTTTTTGCTTTTCCTATGCTGTAGAAATCTATCCAAATAAAGATGGAAAGCTACTGGAATGGAGTAAAGAGGTAAAAGCCCCCGAAGTTATCGGGCAAATGGTTGGCGAAAACCTGCTTCAGTCCATGGGAACACCCAACAAACAAATTGTTCTGATGAACGACACTGTATCGACACTGTTGGCTGGTCAGGCTGCAACTGCGGGGCAGGAATTTGATACTTATCTTGGATTTATTCTGGGTACCGGAACAAATGTTTGTTACATCGAAAAAAATGCAAACATTACCAAAACACCAAACCTAAATCAAAATGAAAGTCAGATTATCAATATTGAATCCGGTAATTTTGATAAAATGCTTCGTACCGATATTGACATCGCCTTTGACAATACAACCAAAAACCCGGGAAGATATTCTTTTGAAAAAATGATCTCGGGTGGTTATTTTGGAGGACTGTGTACAACAGCGCTTAAAACAGCAGCCAACGAAGATGTATTTAGCGCCGAAACAAAAGTAAAACTGAAAAATGTAGGCGAGTTTACATCGGAAGAGGTAAATAAATATGTATGCGGAATTGAACTCAAAACAAATCCGTTGACAGACGTTTTTGTAACAGAAGAAGATGCTGCAGCCGCTGCTGAAATCATCAATGCCATGATTCAGCGTTCAGCCAAACTTACTGCTGCCAGCCTAGCCGCTGTTATTCTGAAAACCGGAAAAGCCAAAACTCCGGAGAAACCTGTTTTAATGACCATTGAAGGAACAACCTTTTATAAAATGAATAACTTCAGGATTCTGTTCGAAGCATTTTTGCAGGGATTTCTTTCAGGCGAAAACAAAAGATATTACGAAATCGTGGAAGTTCCTAACTCCAGCCTTATTGGAGCCGGAATTGCCGCGCTTGTAAACTAGTAATTATTGCAGAGACATCAGTTCTCAGGTTGGTGTCTCTGTTCTTTCTCCTCCCCTTATTTATTTCATCTTTAACCTTAGCTCCGAGGAATGTTCATATGTAACAAAACCTATTGACAATAAAATCGATAGGGTTTGTCATTTTTAAGAAAAAGCCGGAAAAAGGTCTAAATCACCAAAAATCAGGGTAATACCTATTATCTAATGAAATGAGCCTTAAGTTCACTATACTCCTCAAGCCTTTTCATTGGTATATCGGCATTAACTATTTTAATCTCAAAATTTCGATTAAAGCTCATTTTGAAACAGAATTGGTATTACTACGTATTTGGCAAGCTTTGGCTGTAATATAATATATATTTAATTGTATCATAGCGTAAAGACAATATTTATTTATTTGACTATAAGCATATTATATCACAGAGAAAAAGGTAACCCCTAAAATTGAATGTTTTTAGACATTCGATTTTTAAGAAAATTAATAATCTGCTATAAATCAAAACATTATTCAAATTGAAATATATAATCAACAAATAAAATCTTTGGCGATTTTTGACTTTCTAATTTTTCTATTTTATATTTATAATATCAATAAAAAACCCTCTGTCTTCGTACCCCGAAAACAGGACGCAAAAAACCAAAAAGTGAAAACCTTAACTCTCACAGGAAAAAACAAATTCGTTGGGTAAGCCTCCCCGGGGGCAGTTCCATTCGTTACTTTGTTCCCGGCCCGGGGATGTAATTCAGGCTTCGTAAAGCCCGTTGCGAAGTTAACAGGTTTTAGTAAAAAAACTACCATCCGGGACACACTTTTACAAACTGGCAGTTGTAAAAAGTCGGGGTTTGCTGAAGTATTAACACTTAAATTCTAAAATTATGAAAGAATTGAGTTTTGAAAAGATGGAAAAAACTACAGGGGGACTATCTTGTTTCTATTCGATACCAATTTGGTTACTGACCAGAACTACAATGCCTTCAGCAATTTCTATATGGGGTGACGTGTTTGATATTTATTGCAGAATAACATAATAATTTAATAAAATGAAAAAAATAAACTTATTCCAAATGGAATCAATAAAAGGAGGAGGACACAATAATTCATGTAGATTTCTGGGAGGTGTTTGGCTTACAGGCTTATTATCTGTAGGACTTACAGGAGGCATGGGAATCGGCATTGCTACCGGTGCTTGGGCAGGAGCAGTTGTCTACGGATGTTTTGATTGAATAAATAGGTATTACAGCATGTATCTCATTGCTGTAATACCTAAATTATTGTTTGTCTCAAATCGTAAATATTGTTTCCAAAATTGTAGTTCAGTGCTAAATTAATAAATGTTTTATTTTATGTACATAAATAACGATGGAAAAAATCATGAAAGAAAAAGTAATTACAAAACTTAATCGGTATAAGATTAATTATAAGGAAAGTGGAAAAAGTGTAGTGATAAATCTTGGCTTGAACCAAGAAATCATAATTTTATTTTTAGATAACGAAAAAATAAAAATCACAGATAAGTTACGGGGTTGGAATTTACTTTCAGGGATGTTGGAGGTAAGTTTAAAAAAAGTAATGATTCTACAATTCATTTTTGTAGTAATCACCTGTGCTCTTCTATTCATTATACTTTATTACACAGGTTTTGATTTCAATACGATGCTTAATATTATAACATTAGTTGCAATTTTCAACTGGGGCTACGTAATATACTGGACTAATTATTATCACGTTAAAGCCGAAAATTTCAAAAGTATGGTCATGAATTGGATAGAAAACGACTTAATTAAATAGAAATAGGGTTGTTGTGACCATATGAAGTATCTAAATCAATTTTGCTTTTTGAGTTTCACGTTATTCTTAACATTTATTATTACAAATGAATGAATATCTTATACAATCTAATGGGTGGAAAACGTATATTATATTGTCAGTATTATCTATTTTGATTACATACGCTATTAATTCCATTTTCTTAACGACTGATTTATATTATCAGTTGTTTGGAGAAAGGCTTGCGTTTGAACGAATTGATGACATGTTAAATATCCATAAAAGATGGCAAGGGGTCAGCTATATTATTTTACCTTTTTTTGTTCTTTTGAGAGCGTTTTATACTAGTATTTTCCTTTATACTGGAATATTCTTCACAGAACTGAAAATAGAATTCTGCAAGATAATAAAAGTTGCTTTGTTGTCTGATTTCATCTATATACTGGCTGGACTCGTCAAACTCATCATCCTTATTTTTTTTAAACAGGTCAACACTTTAGACGACTTACAATTTCAACCCTTCTCAATAATGGAGTTACTGAATAAAAACACGGTTGACCCGCTGTTTGTTTACCCGCTAAGTTTAATAAACATTTTTGAACTTGGTTATTTCCTCATACTGGCCTGGCTTTTAGTGGGTGTAATTAACGAAGCCAACGGAGAACGGCCTGTAAAATTTGGTAAATCGCTGCAACTGGTAACGACTTCCTATGGCAGCGGTTTATTACTTTGGGTGGTGTTGGTAATGTTTATAACCTTAAACCTGAGTTAGCCTATGAGAAAGTTTTACAAAGGCATTATAATTGCAATTATATCTGTTATAGGCGGATTCTTAACCTATCAGGTTATAGAAGACTATAGCGAAAAAAAAGAAGTCGAAAAACAGACTCAGATTTTACCTGACGCTTCATTTAATTCTTTATCCGGAATTCCGGTCAACCTCCATGATTTCAACCAAACCCAACCTTTGGTCATCATCTATTTTCACCCTGAATGCGAGCACTGCCAATATGAAGCGCAGGAAATCGGGCAAAATGCATACGCCTTTAATCATTGTCAATTGGTAATGGTTACACCCGACGATTCGTTGCAACGGGTGGAGAACTTTTGCTCGGATTACCATTTATGGGAACTGGATAACTGTGAGGTTTTACTTGATACAAAAAACCGGTTTCAAAAAGTTTTTGGAAAAGCCATAATACCCTCGGTTTATATTTATGCAACCAACAGAAAACTCATCACGCATTTCCTTGGAGAAACCAAATCCGAAGCAATTATTAATGCTACAAACAACACATTTACAAAGCACTAAAACAAAACATACTTTAAATCTTAATTATTAATCTTTAAACTCATTTATTATGACGCGATTTTTTTATGTTCTTGGCTTTTTACTGGCAAGCTTGCTAACCACAGCCCAAACTGACGATTTTGAAAACGACATTGAAAAACTTTTATCGATTAACGGAGGTTCGGCAGCTTACGATATGGCATTCGACCAAATGGTTGCCCAGTTCAAAATGATGAAAACCGACGCCCCTGACGAGGTGTGGCAACAGGTGCGTACAGAAGTTTTCGATACGGAAATTGAGGAATTGACCAAACAACTTATTCCGGTGTATAAAAAACACTTTACCCACGACGACATTAAAGAACTAATTGCTTTTTACGAGTAGCCATTAGGACAAAAAATGACTGACGCTACAGGTAAAATTTCAAAAGAAACCATGCAAATGGCTCAAACCAGGGGGATGCAGTTAGGTGGCAAAATCAATACGTTCTTGCAGGAAAAAGGATATTATTATATTATTTTCGAACAGACCCTCAAGGTGTATGAGCCCTTGGTGGTTTTTTAAAATTCAACTTTATGCCTTCTGATCTCAACATTCACCACATAAAACAAACCTTTGTAAAACAGTACAGCCAGTTTTATTGTGGCCTGGCATGCCTGGCATCCATTGTAAAGTATTACGGCGGTGAAACCACACAGGAAAAACTGCGGGAGCAAAGCGGCACCACCCTAAACGGTACAAGCCTTTTGGGCTTGTACCAGGCGGCGCAAAATCTGGGTTTTGATGTGGCCGGATATGAAGCTGAAACAAAAAACCTGAAAGAATTAAAAGAGCCGGTAATACTGCATATTTTAAAAGATGAAAAGCTGGAGCACTTTGTGGTTTGTTATGGTTTTGAAAATAGTAAATTTACCATCGGCGATCCCGGCTGGGGAATAACACAATACGCCGAAGAAGAACTGGCAGCCGTATGGAAAAGCAAAGCTTTGTTAAAACTCGTGCCCGGTAAAAATTTCGTAACCAAAAAAAATGAGTCCCAAAGCAAACGGAAATGGTTTTTACAACTGATTAAAGATGATTACCCGGTATTGGGAATCGCTGCTTTTCTTGGAATCGTAATTTCGTCGTTGAGTTTAGCTACGGCAATTTTTTCGCAAAAGCTAATCGACCAGATTCTACCTGGAAAAGATATCCGCACCCTTGTATTTGGAGTAATTATTTTTGGTACTATTTTGTTGGCAAGATCATTAATCAGTTATGTCCGTGGCATCTTCCTCGTGCGTCAAAGCAAGGAAATGAATACTCGGTTGATTTCAAACTTTTTTGGCAAACTGCTTTACCTGCCTAAACCTTTTTTCGACAGTACCTCAACCGGCGATATGGTAGCCCGCATGAACGATGCCCAACGTATTCAACGGGCGGTTGTCCAGTTGAGCAGCCAAGTAGTTATTGATGTGATGATAGTTTTGGTTTCCGCCGGTTATATCTTTTTCTATTCCGTTTCAACCGGTTTTATCAGCTTATTTTCCATACCCATTTTCGAGTTGCTGGCCTGGCGCTACAACCGCAGGGTAATTGCCGCACAACGTAATGTAATGCAATCGTATGCCGCCACCGAAAGTAAATACATCGATACCATTACCGGGGTAAAAACCATAAAAACTTTTCACCGCGAAAACCTGTTTGCCAAAGTGGTAAATACAGTTTACGAATTTTTTATGCAAAAAGTGTTTGAATTGGGTTTACTGGGAGCAAAAATCAACCTTTGGATTTCAGCCGCCAGCGCAATGCTGCTTACCGGCATAATTTCATGGTCTGCGTATCTCGTTTTAAACACCAAATCATGTTGGGACAGATGATGGCCATCATCACCCTGATCGGCAGCCTGGGGACATCAGTGGTAAATATTGCCATGGCAAATATTCAGTTTCAGGAAGCAAAAATTGCATTTGACAGAATGTATGAATTTGCATCGGCAAAACCCGAAACTGAATCCCAAAATAAAAGTAAAAAGTTCAGAACCGACAATTCCTCAACTTCATTAAACCAGTTACGTGTCGAAAATCTAAACTTCCGATTTCCGGGGAAAAGCCTTCTCCTGAAAAATATCAATTTCAATGTAAAAAAAGGAGAAATTATTACACTTTTTGGTGAAATTGGTTGTGGGAAAAGTACCTTGCTTTCCATTCTTCAACGGTTTCATTCATTTGAATCCGGGAAAATAAAAATTAATAACGAAAATTGGGATAACACTTCCCTATATCAATGGAGAGAAAAGGTTACTTCTGTTTCCCAACACGTGCAATTGTTTAACGGAACCATCCTGGAGAACATTTGTTTGGAAGAAAATCCGGATGCAGAGAAAGTAATTCAATTCTGTCAGGAATATGGTTTTCATTCCTTTATTATGGAATTTCAACAAGAATATGCAACTATTGTTAATGAAAACAGTACCAACCTGTCGGGAGGACAACGACAATTAATAGCGCTTGCCCGGGCGTTGTACAGCTATCCCCAGCTTCTGTTACTAGACGAAGCAACGGCTGCCATGGGGCGACGGACGGAACATTTTGTTATCGAACTGCTTCAACGCATAAAAACTGATATGACAATTATATTTGTCACCCATCGTCCTCAACTTGCCCGGTATACCGACAGAATTTATGTCATTGAAGATAAAACTGTTTCCGCAGTTGGAGCTCATGAAAAATTAATTCAAATAAACCAATTTTACAAAGATGCATTTCTGGAACTGGTAGACAATCAGGCCTAAAAATTATCTCACTCCTTTTTAAAAACCGCTTGATATTAAAAACGTCTTGATGTTTTTGGTGGTGGGTGAAGAGCAGGGAGCGGACAGCAGAACGTTAAGAGTTGAACGAAAAAATATCGTATCCCAACCAAGACCGCTAAAAAGTTACAAGGTCATTAATGACCAATGGCCAGTGACCAAAAATGAATGACCGTCAGCCAGAAGCCCATCGCCTTTCACACCAACTCAAACACCTCCGACTTTATCAAATCAAACAAAAACACGTGCTGAAAAAGCGATTCGAAATGATGGTTCATGACTTTATTAGGCAGGTTAAAATTCTTCACGCCTCGCAGGCGGTCGGTGGTAATCAGCAGCCAGTAATAATTGAGCCTTTGTTTTTGATACAATTTTAGTTTTTCGTCTTTTTTATGAATGGCTTTTTTGATATCGTCTACCACATCGTTGGAAATACCCAGATTATTGGAGCGTTCCCAAATGGACACCGTCAGCGCCGGGTGCCCAATAATTAGAATATTTTGAATGCCTTGAGGCAATTCGCCATCGTGTAAAGAAATCTGAAAAAAACTGCCGGGCTTTTTATTTTTTAAGGCCTGCCGAATAAGTTTTGCTGTTTGCAGCGACGCCATCATTTGGCGTTCACTTGTTATCAAAACTTCATCCGAAAACAAAAATTTCACAAACAAACGATGCGGATTTTCACGTTCGAAAATATGCTGAGCCAATTCGATAAAATGTTCCTGCTCCTTGTTCACTTCTGTTTGTCTTTCATCAGGTACACTTGCATTTCCGGGATTTAAACGGGTCAGTTCAATCCCAATTTTCTGACGATTCTTTTTCAGCGAGAGTATAAAATCCGGCGATTCCGCCGCATCCAGATTCCCTTTGGGGAAAGTTGGCAACTGTTCCCGGAAATAATGTACCAACAGAATTTCGAGTTGTTTTTTGAGTTCTTGCATATGTTTTTCAATGCTGTCCAAATTACGAAAGAAAAACGGGACAGAGGCATTTCTGTGAGGCTTTTCCATGCAAAAATGATTAGCTTTACATAAAAACCGATACGATGAGACAGCAACGATTTCTATCCGCCTTTGTTCTGTTTTTTTTCCTCCAAACAATAAGCTTCGCGCAGGAAACAAACCAACAAAGAGTCCTTGGAAACTGGAGCGGAAATATTGAACTTCCAACCGCAAAGCTGGGAGTTATTTTCAGAATAAGCGCAGAAGACGACAGCCTTTCCTGCAAAATGGATGTGCCATTGCAGGGGGCAGAAAACTTACCTGTTAGTAAAGTTTCGCTGGAAAAAGAAAAAATAATACTCACTGTAAAAATGATTCAGGGAGTTTATGAAGGTCAATTAAAAAACGACTCTACCCTTGAAGGAACATGGGAACAGCGGGGAGCAAAATTTCCGCTTACATTAAAGAAAACAAAAACCATTACCAAACTAAAAAGACCACAAACACCGCAAGGCCCGTTTCCCTATTTCTCAGAAGAAGTGGAGTATTCCAATCCGAAATCCGGTTTTCTACTGGCCGGAACGCTAACGATTCCTGAGGATACCAACAATTGCCCGGCAGTCATTTTAATTTCAGGCTCCGGTGCTCAGGACCGCGACGAAACCATTTTTCAACACAAGCCCTTTTGGGTCATTGCCGACTTTCTCAGTCGTAACGGAATTGCGGTTTTACGTGTTGACGACCGTGGAGTGGGTGGTTCTGAAGGCCATTTATCAGAGGCAACCAGTGAAGATTTTGCCGGCGACGTTATTGCCGGAATTGATTTTCTAAAGTCAAAAGATAGAATTAATCCGGAGAAAATTGGTCTCATCGGACACAGCGAAGGTGGGTTGATTGCGCCTCTTGTTGCCAGCCAAACGAAAGATGTTGCGTTTATTGTTCTTCTGGCAGGACCAGGAATTACGGGCGAACAAATTCTATATAAACAAAACGATTTGTTGCTGGCCGCAATGGGAATGGACCAAAATGCGATTGATAAAAATCGCAAATTACAGCAAGCCATTTTTAATATTATTCAGACAGAAAAAGACTCCGCCAAACAAATTGATCGGCTACAGCGTGCCTATTCCAACGGAATGTACCCAATGTTAAATGCAGAACAAAAAGTCGCAATTGATGCACAGGTTGCGGAAGTAAACAATGCCTGGTTTCGCTTTTTCCTCTCTTACGATCCGGCGCCAACATTAAAAAAAGTAAAGTGCCCGGTACTCGCGCTAAACGGAGCAAAAGACTTGCAGGTTCCGGCTAACATTAACCTGAATGCCATAAAAGAAGCGCTTAAAGAAGGAGGAAACACAAACTTCAAGACCATAAAACTGGAACAGCTGAACCACCTTTTTCAACAGTGTAAAACCGGTACCGTTTCAGAATACGGGGAAATTGAAGAAACCATTTCGCCGGAAGTTTTGGAAATAATAAAAAATTGGATTGACAGCGTTTCAAGGTAATCGAGGTTAATCTTCTTACAATTCCTGAGAATCTAATGCTTTTCCTTCTTTCTGAATTTATTTGTCGTTGGATATTTGTATTTTGGAGCTTCAAATCAAATTATGTCAACAAAAAAACGCATTCTCAACATCCTTTTTTGGTCGGTGGTTTCGGCTGCATTTATCGGGCCGGGAACCATCACAACGGCTGCCAAATCGGGCGCAGCATTTGGAAACGAATTACTCTGGGCTTTACTTTTTTCTACGCTGGCCTGTCTGTTATTACAGGAAGCCGCCGCGCGACTGACAATGGTTTCCGGGAAAAACCTGGGACAAGCCATTGTGGAACAGTTTAACGCCAGCAAATCAAAATGGCTGGTTTTGTCATTGGTTTTGGGCGCCATTGTTTTAGGGGCTGCCGCCTACGAAATGGGAAACTTACTCGGTGCTGTTGCCGGCTTTCAGTTGATCTTTAATTTGCCGTCCTACGTTTTGGTACTGATAATCGGAACTGTGGCAGCCGTAATTTTAAGTATTCCCTCACTAAAAATAATTTCCACGATTATGGGATTTTTAGTCGTAATTATGGGGCTCGGTTTTCTTATCACAGCTTTTCTCATCCAGCCTTCCTTTGCCGAAATTTTCAAAGGCGCCTTCGTTCCGCGTATTCCTTCGGAAACAGGGGCGGGCGTTCTGGTTCTCGGCCTGATTGGAACCACCATCGTTCCTTATAATTTATTTCTGGGATCTGGAATTTCATCACAAAAACAAAAGATAAAAGAAATGCGGTTTGGACTGGCCGTTGCGGTTCTGCTGGGCGGACTTTTCTCCATGGCAGTTTTAATTGTGGGCACCTCGGTTACCGGAAAATTTTCTTTTGAGGAACTCTCGCTGGCACTGCAGCAGCAAATGGGAATCGGCGGAAAATATTTGTTGGGATTTGGCCTTTTTGCTGCCGGATTTACATCCACCGTAACCGCGCCACTGGCCGCTGCCATTACGTTGAAAAGTTTGTTTGGAAATAAAAACCAAAAAAAATGGGAAGCCAAATCACTCAATTTTAAAATCGGATGGATAGTTGTTTTACTTGCAGGAGTTGCCTTTGCGGCAGGAAATGTAAAACCAATTCCGGCTATCATTCTGGCGCAGGCACTCAACGGTTTCCTGCTGCCTTTTATTAGTATATTTTTGTTTATCGTCATCAATAATTCGGGCATAACAGGAAAGGAAAATTCAAATCCGCTCTGGCTAAACATTTTAATGATTTTAGTAATTTTTATAACCTTGATTATCGGATTAAACAGCGCGGTAAAAGCGGTTTATTCGGCAATTACTTCAGGAAGTATTTCAGGAAATAAGTATCTTATTTTCATTGGGTTAATTTCGGCAGTAATTTCCATCTATATATGGATAAAAGCCCGCCGCAAGAATAATGACTAAAAAAATTTTATGAGCACAACATATTTTCAGCTTTTTGTGGATACAGGAGGAACATTTACCGATTGTATTGGAATGGACAACCAGGGAAACGAGTACCGGCAAAAAGTTTTAAGCAGTAGCAGTTTGCGGGGAACCATTAAAAGAAAGATCTCCGCTTCAGAGTTTGAAATTACGGAATCATGGAACCTGAAACGGAATATTTTAAGCGGTTTTTCATTTCGTTTACTCGGAACAGAATACGGCGATTTAAAAATTGAGTCTTACGATTTAAAAAATAAAATTCTTCACCTAAGTCAGGCAATTTCAAACTCAGAAGAAATTGAAGGAAAAAACTTTGAAATTACATCCAACGAGGAGGCGCCGGTTTTAGGAGCCCGACTGATTACTCAAACCGGATTAAACGAAACGTTTCCCGATCTTTCACTAAAACTGGGATCGACCAAAGGAACCAATGCATTGCTGGAAAGTAAAGGAGCAAAAACCTTGTTTGTTGTAACCCGCGGATTTAAAGATTTGCTCAAAATTGGAACGCAGGCACGCCCCGATATTTTTGCACTCAACGTTCAAAAAAGAAAACAAATTGCCGGGCACATTATTGAAATAAATGAACGTATTGATGCCAAAGGTACGGTTTTAAAAGAGCCCGACATTGAAAGTATCAAAAAGCAACTTCAGCCTTTTAAAAATCAAATTGAAGCGGTTGCCATAACTTTAGTGAATTCCTACATCAATCCGGCACATGAAAAGCTGCTGGCTAAAATTTTGAAAGAGGAAGGGTTCAAATTCATTTCTACTTCAACACAACTTTCTCCGCTCATCAAAATTCTGAACCGCGCAGAAACAACGGTTGTAAATGCCTACCTCTCCCCTATTATTCACAATTATGTAAATCGTATTTCTGAGAAAATTGGCGACCAGTCGTTTCAAATTATGACAAGTGCCGGCGGGCTGGTTTCTGCCGGGAATTTTTTTCCAAAAGACAGTTTACTCAGCGGCCCGGCAGGCGGTGTTGTTGGCGCAAAAAAGATTGGCGGCGAAAGTGGGTTTCATAAACTTATTACGTTCGACATGGGCGGCACCAGCACCGATGTGTCGCGTATTGACGGCGAATTTGACTATCGTTTTGAACTGGAAGTGGGCGATGCAAAGATTAACAGTCCTGCCATTGCCATTGAAACGGTTGCTGCCGGCGGAGGCTCCATTTGCGGATTCGACGGATACAAATTGTTTGTTGGCCCCGAAAGTGCCAGCGCCTTTCCCGGACCAGCATGTTACGGAGCAGGAGGTCCACTTACAATTACCGATATTAATTTGCTTTTACATCGCCTGGACACACGCCAGTTTGGAATTCCGGTTTTCCGGGAAGCCGCAGAAAAAAGACTAAAAGAATTGATTGAGCAGATTCAGGAAAAAACCGGAGTTAAAAGAAATCCGGGAGAAATACTGAATGGATTTATTGATATTGCCAATGAAATTATGGCCGGAGCAATTCGGAAGATCTCTATTTCAAAAGGTTACAATCCAAAAGATTTTGCGTTGGTTGCTTTTGGTGGTGCCGGTGGTTTGCATACCTGCGACATTGCTGAAATCCTGGGAATAAAAACCGTTCTTCTTCCCAAAGATGCAGGTTTGCTGAGTGCTTACGGAATTGGAAATGCCGCAGTAGAACGATTTGCTGAAAAACAAATCCTGAAGAATCTAAAAGAGATTCAGAATAAGATCACTGAATATTTTTCTGAAATTGAAATTGACGCAATCAAACAGC
This genomic interval carries:
- a CDS encoding alpha-L-fucosidase; translation: MRKIVLIAITITISLISSAQKYENNWQSIDSRPVPQWFEDVKFGIFIHWGVYSVPAWAPADADIGVYAKYAEWYWWRSNENSKAGKLFRDYHNKTYGEDFKYQDFAANFNAKHFNPEQWADVFKKSGAKYIVLTSKHHEGFTLWPSEQSWNWNSVDVGPHRDLCGELTKAVKDAGLHMGFYYSLYEWYNPLYKSNFEKYVDDHMFPQMKDLVNRYEPDVFWTDGEWDYPSEKWKSTDFLAWLYNESPVKETVCVNDRWGKETRGVHGGFYTTEYDLVHDQEGVGETTRPWEECRGIGTSFGYNQVEDLDNYMTSDALIDLLVEKVAGGGNLLLDIGPTADGRIPVIQQQRLLDIGKWLDINGEAIYGTRKWDGAEKNTGENIYFTQKENDLYVICTKFPEKTVTIEGINKTGNVIMLGAEGNIKTKKSGNKLIISLPDITPLNNPSEYAWVFKIENIL
- a CDS encoding ATP-binding cassette domain-containing protein — encoded protein: MLGQMMAIITLIGSLGTSVVNIAMANIQFQEAKIAFDRMYEFASAKPETESQNKSKKFRTDNSSTSLNQLRVENLNFRFPGKSLLLKNINFNVKKGEIITLFGEIGCGKSTLLSILQRFHSFESGKIKINNENWDNTSLYQWREKVTSVSQHVQLFNGTILENICLEENPDAEKVIQFCQEYGFHSFIMEFQQEYATIVNENSTNLSGGQRQLIALARALYSYPQLLLLDEATAAMGRRTEHFVIELLQRIKTDMTIIFVTHRPQLARYTDRIYVIEDKTVSAVGAHEKLIQINQFYKDAFLELVDNQA
- a CDS encoding cysteine peptidase family C39 domain-containing protein yields the protein MPSDLNIHHIKQTFVKQYSQFYCGLACLASIVKYYGGETTQEKLREQSGTTLNGTSLLGLYQAAQNLGFDVAGYEAETKNLKELKEPVILHILKDEKLEHFVVCYGFENSKFTIGDPGWGITQYAEEELAAVWKSKALLKLVPGKNFVTKKNESQSKRKWFLQLIKDDYPVLGIAAFLGIVISSLSLATAIFSQKLIDQILPGKDIRTLVFGVIIFGTILLARSLISYVRGIFLVRQSKEMNTRLISNFFGKLLYLPKPFFDSTSTGDMVARMNDAQRIQRAVVQLSSQVVIDVMIVLVSAGYIFFYSVSTGFISLFSIPIFELLAWRYNRRVIAAQRNVMQSYAATESKYIDTITGVKTIKTFHRENLFAKVVNTVYEFFMQKVFELGLLGAKINLWISAASAMLLTGIISWSAYLVLNTKSCWDR
- a CDS encoding hexokinase family protein, producing the protein MSKIEQFLKAHKLSASFLDMKSITDNFIADMKGGLEGEKSSLMMIPTYIGAEGSIKPNEPVVAIDAGGTNFRAVKMSFDDKMNLVTENLQQRKMPAVDEELSNKEFFATLAAYLTQYKEVSDKIGFCFSYAVEIYPNKDGKLLEWSKEVKAPEVIGQMVGENLLQSMGTPNKQIVLMNDTVSTLLAGQAATAGQEFDTYLGFILGTGTNVCYIEKNANITKTPNLNQNESQIINIESGNFDKMLRTDIDIAFDNTTKNPGRYSFEKMISGGYFGGLCTTALKTAANEDVFSAETKVKLKNVGEFTSEEVNKYVCGIELKTNPLTDVFVTEEDAAAAAEIINAMIQRSAKLTAASLAAVILKTGKAKTPEKPVLMTIEGTTFYKMNNFRILFEAFLQGFLSGENKRYYEIVEVPNSSLIGAGIAALVN
- a CDS encoding TlpA family protein disulfide reductase, giving the protein MRKFYKGIIIAIISVIGGFLTYQVIEDYSEKKEVEKQTQILPDASFNSLSGIPVNLHDFNQTQPLVIIYFHPECEHCQYEAQEIGQNAYAFNHCQLVMVTPDDSLQRVENFCSDYHLWELDNCEVLLDTKNRFQKVFGKAIIPSVYIYATNRKLITHFLGETKSEAIINATNNTFTKH
- a CDS encoding DUF2059 domain-containing protein; its protein translation is MTRFFYVLGFLLASLLTTAQTDDFENDIEKLLSINGGSAAYDMAFDQMVAQFKMMKTDAPDEVWQQVRTEVFDTEIEELTKQLIPVYKKHFTHDDIKELIAFYE